The sequence TCGCCCTGGCGGTCCTGACCACGATCGGCCGGTCCACCGGCTACCCCGTCCTCGGCGCGACCCTGCTGGTGGTCGGCGCCGGCGCGGGCCTCTCCTTCACCGTGACCGCCGACGTCATCCTCTCCAGCGTCCCGAAGGACCAGGCGGGCGCGGCCTCGGCGGTCTCCGAGACGGCGTACGAACTCGGCGCGGCCCTCGGCATCGCGCTGCTGGGCTCCGTCGTGACCGGCGTCTACCGCGACTTCACGGGCCCGGCCGGCACCCCGGCCGGGGCCCACGAGTCGCTCGGCGCGGCGACGGAGACCGCCGCGCACCTGCCCCCGCACCAGGCCCGGGCACTGCTCGACGCGGCCCGCGAGTCCTTCGTCCACGGTCTCCACCTGGCCTCGGCGGTGGGCGCGGTGGTCCTGCTGACGGCGGCGGCGGCGGCGTGGTTCCTGCTGAGGAACCAGGAACTGGAGAGCGCCGGGAGCTGATCGGGCCCTCGGGTCACTTCTTGTAACCGAGCACCGTCATCATCCCGCTCTCCGAGTGGTACTGGTTGTGGCAGTGCAGCATCCACAGCCCCGGGTTGTCGGCGTCGAAGTCGAGCACCAGCTTCCGGTGCGGCAGCACCAGCGCGGTGTCCTTGCGGGCGCCGGAGGAGTCCAGCCCGGTCACCGCGAAGGTGTGCCCGTGCAGATGCATGGGGTGCCACATGTCGGTGGCGTTGACGAGGGTCAGCCGTACCCGCTCGCCGGCGCGGACCGGATGGCGCTGCTGCGGGGTGTAGGTCCGGTGGTCGAACCCCCAGTCGAACTTCGCCATCGTCCCGGTGATCCGGATGCGCACCTCGCGGTCGGGGACCCGGTCGTCCAGGGTCACGGACTCATGGGGCAGCAGGCGGCGCGCGGGCACGGTGTTGCCGTCGAGCTCGCGGGGGTGGACGTCTCCCGGCGGCAGGGACTTGCGCGTCTTGCCGGTGTGCAGCACGGCGAGGCCCCTGCCCTTCTTGCCCTCGGGGAGCGCGACCAGCGGGAACATGCCGTCCCGGGCGGTGATCAGCACGTCGTACCGCTCCGCCATGCCGACGAGGAGGGAGTCGGTCTCCTTGTGCCGCACCGGGTAGCCGTCGGTGTGCGTGATGGTCATCTTGTGGTCGCCCAGCGCCACCCGGAAGGCGGTCTCGGAGCCGGCGTTGACGATGCGCAGCCGCACCCGCTCGCCGGGCCGGCAGCGGAACACCGACGGGCTGGCGGGCAGCCGGCCGTTGACGAGGTAGTGCGGGTAGGCGACGCTGCCGCCCTCTCCGTGGAGCATGCGGCTGTAGGACTTGTGCAGCACCCGGTCGGGGCCGGTGGACTTCCCGGACGGCGCCGGGTGAGCCTTCGTCGGGTGGCCGGGGCCCCTGGCCATGCCGCCCATGTCCATGGCGCCGCCGGGCTTGAGCTGTTCCAGGACGTTGTCGGGCGTGGAGCCCTCCACGCCGTCCAGCCAGTCGTCCAGGACCACCACCCACTCCTTGTCGTAGGAGAGGGGTTCCCTGGGGTCCTCGACCACGAGCGGCGCGTACAGGGCCCGGTCGGGCTGCATCCCGACATGGGAGTGCAGCAGATAGGTGCCCGGGTGCTCGACGGCGAAGCGGTAGCGGAAGTCGGCGCCGGAGTGGATGGCCCGCTGGGTGAGGTCGGGGACGCCGTCCATGTCGCAGCGCAGCCGCACCCCGTGGGAGTGCAGGGTGGTCGTCGCGGGGAGCCGGTTCGCCAGCGTCAGATCGAGCACGTCGCCGGCGGTGACCCGCACCAGCGGGCCCGGCACCTCCTCGTTGTACGCCCAGGTCCGGACGGA comes from Streptomyces sp. SCL15-4 and encodes:
- a CDS encoding multicopper oxidase family protein, translating into MSTPSRRTLLRTPLAAAGAGFLAACTSSGPRSGSGPLNPGGGERFVPAGPRGYVNPSDPEVLAAERRRGAGRERVFRFTAAESELDIGGRSVRTWAYNEEVPGPLVRVTAGDVLDLTLANRLPATTTLHSHGVRLRCDMDGVPDLTQRAIHSGADFRYRFAVEHPGTYLLHSHVGMQPDRALYAPLVVEDPREPLSYDKEWVVVLDDWLDGVEGSTPDNVLEQLKPGGAMDMGGMARGPGHPTKAHPAPSGKSTGPDRVLHKSYSRMLHGEGGSVAYPHYLVNGRLPASPSVFRCRPGERVRLRIVNAGSETAFRVALGDHKMTITHTDGYPVRHKETDSLLVGMAERYDVLITARDGMFPLVALPEGKKGRGLAVLHTGKTRKSLPPGDVHPRELDGNTVPARRLLPHESVTLDDRVPDREVRIRITGTMAKFDWGFDHRTYTPQQRHPVRAGERVRLTLVNATDMWHPMHLHGHTFAVTGLDSSGARKDTALVLPHRKLVLDFDADNPGLWMLHCHNQYHSESGMMTVLGYKK